A stretch of Anolis sagrei isolate rAnoSag1 chromosome X, rAnoSag1.mat, whole genome shotgun sequence DNA encodes these proteins:
- the UQCR10 gene encoding cytochrome b-c1 complex subunit 9, with amino-acid sequence MALSRRVYNLLFRRTSTFALSIIVGALLFERAFDQGADALFEHLNKGKLWKHIKHRYEVTEE; translated from the exons ATGGCGCTGAGCCGGCGGGTGTACAATTTGCTCTTTCGGCGGACGTCGACCTTCGCGCTCAGCATCATCGTGGGCGCCTTGCTCTTCGAGCGGGCCTTCGACCAAGGCGCGGACGCCCTCTTCGAGCACCTCAACAAAGGG AAGCTGTGGAAGCACATCAAGCACCGATATGAGGTGACGGAGGAGTGA
- the ZMAT5 gene encoding zinc finger matrin-type protein 5 isoform X3 — translation MTASGMRLLSCRRSRTRSPAGSSSKQVSATLAPIAASPTWWRLICRRWRSMSEGKERGPSFSSSSLDLVSSFFSSAEEKRAADRQSDTETARPPGNIEDWLEKRVKRLRATETKSSLPEEEVAFQQPLGWPPEHSLPPSLRAPPLGGWAVPRDLHWG, via the exons ATGACCGCTTccggg ATGCGGCTGCTGTCCTGCAGGAGGAGCAGAACAAGAAGCCCTGCAGGAAGTTCCTCCAAACAG GTCAGTGCGACTTTGGCTCCAATTGCCGCTTCTCCCACCTGGTGGAGGCTGATCTGCAGGCGCTGGAGGAGCATGTCCGAG gggaaggaaagaggcccttctttttcttcttcctctctggatctggtttcctccttcttctcttcagcAGAAGAAAAGCGAGCTGCAGACCGCCAGAGCGACACTGAGACAGCCAGGCCACCAGGCAACATCGAGGACTGGCTGGAAAAGCGGGTCAAGCGGCTACGGGCCACTGAGACCAAGAG TTCCCTCCCAGAGGAAGAAGTGGCTTTCCAGCAGCCCCTGGGGTGGCCCCCCGAACACAGCCTCCCCCCTTCGCTGAGGGCGCCCCCTCTTGGTGGCTGGGCGGTCCCCCGGGATCTCCATTGGGGTTGA
- the ZMAT5 gene encoding zinc finger matrin-type protein 5 isoform X2 encodes MGKRYFCDYCERSFQDNLHNRKKHLNGVQHIRARKAWYDRFRDAAAVLQEEQNKKPCRKFLQTGQCDFGSNCRFSHLVEADLQALEEHVREEKRAADRQSDTETARPPGNIEDWLEKRVKRLRATETKSSLPEEEVAFQQPLGWPPEHSLPPSLRAPPLGGWAVPRDLHWG; translated from the exons ATGGGGAAGCGCTACTTCTGCGATTACTGCGAACGCTCCTTCCAGGACAACCTCCACAACCGGAAGAAGCACCTGAACGGAGTCCAGCACATCCGGGCCCGGAAGGCCTGGTATGACCGCTTccggg ATGCGGCTGCTGTCCTGCAGGAGGAGCAGAACAAGAAGCCCTGCAGGAAGTTCCTCCAAACAG GTCAGTGCGACTTTGGCTCCAATTGCCGCTTCTCCCACCTGGTGGAGGCTGATCTGCAGGCGCTGGAGGAGCATGTCCGAG AAGAAAAGCGAGCTGCAGACCGCCAGAGCGACACTGAGACAGCCAGGCCACCAGGCAACATCGAGGACTGGCTGGAAAAGCGGGTCAAGCGGCTACGGGCCACTGAGACCAAGAG TTCCCTCCCAGAGGAAGAAGTGGCTTTCCAGCAGCCCCTGGGGTGGCCCCCCGAACACAGCCTCCCCCCTTCGCTGAGGGCGCCCCCTCTTGGTGGCTGGGCGGTCCCCCGGGATCTCCATTGGGGTTGA
- the ZMAT5 gene encoding zinc finger matrin-type protein 5 isoform X1: MGKRYFCDYCERSFQDNLHNRKKHLNGVQHIRARKAWYDRFRDAAAVLQEEQNKKPCRKFLQTGQCDFGSNCRFSHLVEADLQALEEHVRAEEKRAADRQSDTETARPPGNIEDWLEKRVKRLRATETKSSLPEEEVAFQQPLGWPPEHSLPPSLRAPPLGGWAVPRDLHWG; encoded by the exons ATGGGGAAGCGCTACTTCTGCGATTACTGCGAACGCTCCTTCCAGGACAACCTCCACAACCGGAAGAAGCACCTGAACGGAGTCCAGCACATCCGGGCCCGGAAGGCCTGGTATGACCGCTTccggg ATGCGGCTGCTGTCCTGCAGGAGGAGCAGAACAAGAAGCCCTGCAGGAAGTTCCTCCAAACAG GTCAGTGCGACTTTGGCTCCAATTGCCGCTTCTCCCACCTGGTGGAGGCTGATCTGCAGGCGCTGGAGGAGCATGTCCGAG cAGAAGAAAAGCGAGCTGCAGACCGCCAGAGCGACACTGAGACAGCCAGGCCACCAGGCAACATCGAGGACTGGCTGGAAAAGCGGGTCAAGCGGCTACGGGCCACTGAGACCAAGAG TTCCCTCCCAGAGGAAGAAGTGGCTTTCCAGCAGCCCCTGGGGTGGCCCCCCGAACACAGCCTCCCCCCTTCGCTGAGGGCGCCCCCTCTTGGTGGCTGGGCGGTCCCCCGGGATCTCCATTGGGGTTGA